In the Helianthus annuus cultivar XRQ/B chromosome 11, HanXRQr2.0-SUNRISE, whole genome shotgun sequence genome, one interval contains:
- the LOC110888359 gene encoding glutamic acid-rich protein-like — MVTALVLNKKYNFSHIVFHYMAENITSKSKTWTYPRFVQMLIDHAYPEIDKNIKDDLLVQSHMNEVTIKQLVRYHPNHPEPKVSAEFFGFIKDANYVDPDPVDHQNWRNEAEMKEANEWYVKETGRRRRKATPIVKKDEGSSSQPKKKQKKAAKTSLIDEPEEDEQVVTVEKETVVVVEDDPFNVDDLFDVDKVVNVEAQNEKEKVVDDIEGDDVDKDTTSSSSSSDDEIDETERLRRVQEEIEQEKLLRKRKRQVKDDDEVYVPSPEHVSVSQSPQGSRKKAGARKKVVSPKIRKATPKISKPKIVLKKKQTKETRKPPTPPHEPTPPQSPIQSPPRQPTPPQQSSPPKQPTPPRQPSPLHHSPLPQQTLFTSQELFQTPPLTQMQPGSSTKGLYTPHDNLEDIGDFGFENNEQVLKLEKMMDEVLVENKKLAAENKKVSDRETILEMRVKKLEIDNKELVKKIDSDQSEIDILKVKIAELEEEKARRDEQNEYFKLKNKEFEAAKALRDHEFYMLNKVVEIMLGTSVEQKFEELQVEELRAERQAKIDEQMKDKGKGVEGSSTVTERSIVPSMVVENPEPISAVSGLFEDYTPLEELMGDSDEDDEEEEDEEEDVKNEKVYSTSSHGSGKDDDDDDAQGGTGLKVTEASDEQNVDNLMNDTMNEESGELIDRGSQVMQRMFNKQRN; from the exons ATGGTTACTGCTTTAGTGCTAAACAAGAAATACAACTTTTCGCATATtgtgtttcattacatggcagaGAATATTACATCAAAGAGCAAGACCTGGACGTATCCGAGGTTCGTGCAGATGTTGATTGATCACGCGTATCCTGAGATTGACAAAAATATAAAGGATGATTTGTTGGTGCAATCACATATGAACGAAGTTACAATCAAACAGCTTGTGAGATATCACCCGAACCACCCTGAACCGAAAGTTAGTGCAGAATTCTTTGGTTTCATAAAAGATGCAAACTACGTCGATCCAGATCCAGTTGATCACCAGAACTGGAGAAATGAAGCTGAAATGAAAGAAGCG aatgagtggtatgtgaAAGAAACTGGGAGAAGACGCAGAAAGGCCACTCCTATTGTTAAAAAGGATGAAGGATCTTCTTCACAACCAaagaagaagcaaaagaaagCTGCTAAAACGTCTTTGATCGATGAACCTGAAGAAGATGAACAGGTGGTCACTGTGGAAAAGGAAACAGTAGTAGTTGTGGAAGATGATCCATTTAatgttgatgatttgtttgatgtTGATAAAGTTGTTAATGTTGAAGCACAGAACGAAAAAGAAAAGGTGGTTGATGATATTGAGGGAGATGATGTGGATAAAGATACTACAAGCTCCTCAAGCTCTTCAGATGATGAAATTGATGAAACTGAACGTTTACGAAGAGTTCAGGAAGAAATAGAACAAGAAAAGTTGTTAAGAAAGAGAAAAAGACAGGTAAAGGACGATGATGAAGTTTATGTGCCTTCTCCAGAACACGTTTCAGTGTCACAATCTCCTCAAGGCAGCAGAAAGAAAGCCGGAGCTCGAAAGAAAGTAGTTTCTCCAAAGATTCGCAAAGCCACACCAAAGATATCAAAACCGAAGATTGTGCTAAAGAAGAAACAAACCAAAGAAACTAGGAAGCCACCTACACCACCACatgaaccaacaccaccacaatcaccaATCCAATCACCACCCCGACAACCTACACCACCACAGCAATCGTCACCACCTAAACAACCAACACctccaagacaaccatcaccacTACATCATTCACCTCTACCACAACAAACTCTTTTCACCTCGCAAGAACTCTTTCAGACCCCTCCACTCACCCAAATGCAACCTGGTTCTTCTACCAAAGGTCTTTATACTCCTCATGATAATCTTGAAGACATCGGAGACTTCGGTTTTGAGAACAATGAACAAGTGTTGAAGTTGGAGAAAATGATGGATGAAGTGTTAGTGGAAAACAAGAAATTAGCCGCTGAAAATAAGAAGGTGTCTGATCGGGAGACAATTCTAGAAATGCGTGTGAAGAAGTTGGAGATTGATAATAAAgagttggtgaaaaagattgattCTGATCAGTCAGAGATAGACATTTTGAAGGTAAAAATTGCTGAGCTGGAAGAAGAAAAGGCTCGACGAGATGAGCAAAATGAGTATTTCAAATTGAAGAACAAAGAATTTGAAGCAGCTAAAGCGTTAAGAGATCATGAGTTCTATATGCTGAATAAAGTAGTTGAAATCATGCTCGGAACATCTGTAGagcaaaagtttgaagagctgcAAGTTGAAGAGCTCAGAGCTGAACGTCAAGCCAAaatagatgaacaaatgaaagacaAAGGCAAAGGCGTTGAAGGAAGTTCTACAGTGACAGAAAGATCGATTGTTCCTTCAATGGTGGTTGAAAATCCCGAGCCTATCTCTGCAGTTTCTGGTCTGTTTGAGGATTATACTCCTCTTGAAGAGTTAATGGGTGATAgtgatgaggatgatgaagaagaggaggatgaagaggaagatgtcAAAAATGAGAAAGTATACTCTACGAGCAGTCATGGTTCAGGtaaagacgatgatgatgatgatgctcaggGTGGTACAGGATTGAAAGTTACTGAAGCTTCTGATGAACAGAATGTTGATAACTTGATGAACGACACTATGAACGAAGAATCAGGGGAGCTGATAGACAGGGGGAGTCAGGTGATGCAGAGAATGTTCAACAAGCAGAGAAATTGA